A stretch of DNA from Oryza brachyantha chromosome 4, ObraRS2, whole genome shotgun sequence:
ccaaaaaaaaaattaatgtagCACAAAAGCAATATGTTATATTATGATCCATGCAAGAGTCTCCTATTAAAAACTTTGGAGTAGATGTCCATGTAACCTGATATATACAGGCTGAGTCAACGACCAAATGCATTCTCAAAAGGTTAGCATAATCAAGGACACTGGAAGGAACATCATTGCTACAAAGGAACTGTCTTTCTTGTTTCTTCAACTttgttgataaaatatatCGAGCATGATGAggtgccatgcatgcatgccttgaTGAGCTTAATTTGTTAGTTCCCATCAATCCTTCTCAACAGTACAGCTGCATGCAACATATTCCCTGAACATCAAGGCGCAGATACTACTGTCTAAATCCAACACCAACCTTTAATTGCGTAGCATCATCAGCTCTCCTCCATAGAAAAATGCATggggagggaaaagaaaagcatgGCACTTAAGCTGCCAGGCTTCTGAAAGCACCATGCTGCAGCCGCCTCAAAAACCTTTCAACGCTCCTTGAATTGCACGTCTCTCTTTCTCCATACCATTGCATACACGCATGCGGCCACTATAAGTACCACCAGGTCACCACATTAAGCAAGCACCTGCTCTCATCTTCTCCCCCGTAGCCTTAGCCTTCCACCCGCCTGCCTTGCACTTCATCTTAGCATGGCTGGAGCTTCTAACCTTCCTCCTGGTTTCCACTTCTTCCCGTCAGATGAAGAGCTCATCGTCCATTTCCTCCGCCGCAaggcctccctcctcccatGCCGACCTGACATAGTCCCTACGCTGACTCTGAACCTCTACGATCCATGGGAATTGAATGGTATGTGTCTAATATTTACCTCTGCATATTAATTGCTGTTGTTGTCCTCATCACACATGGCTGTAATGCTAATATCAAGCCCTGAGGAGCAACTGTTCTTTTTTACAGGTAAAGCCCTCCAATCTGGTAACCAATGGTACTTCTTCAGCCATGCAACGCAGACCAGGGCCTCGCCCAATGGGCACTGGAAACCCATTGGCTCTGACGAGACGGTTGTCAGTGGAGGTTGTAGCATTGGACTGAAGAAGACCCTCATTTTCTTCATGGGGGAGCCCATTGAGGGAATCAAAACTAGCTGGGTCATGCATGAGTACCACCTGATGGATGGGAATACCGATTGCAGCAATAGCAGCACTTCAAGTAGTTCAAGCAAGTGGCCCCACAAGAAAAAGGGTCAATCAGAAACAGTGAGTGCTATACTGCTATACGCATGTTTATTTATTGCGTTTAGTAGTACATATCATACTGCATGATTATTTAAGGTGGCCAATATGCATGCACGATGATTGCAGGAATCCAACAACTGGGTGATATGCCGAGTGTTTGAATCGAGCTACGATTCACAAGTGAGCTTCCATGAGGAGGGCACGGAGCTGTCATGCTTAGATGAGGTGTTTCTATCCCTAGACGACTATGATGAAGTCAGTTTTGCCAAATAATTAGAACCTTTGTAAGAGCTGTTAGTAGGTTAGGTCCTTCAACTATCTCTTACTTTGATAAGATCATGTCTTACTAGACCAGATATGTAATTAATCATCTCCTCCAAGGAGTTGGATGCAACAAATTTGAGCTAGTTCAAGAACTACGATATTGTGAATGCTTCAATATCAGAATATGAGATTAAAGGTTATTTGAGCATTTGATGATTTCTTTTGAATAGGAAAACACAATTTCAGATAAACACTTGATCAAACTAAGATATTAAGCACTTTTTTTTGGAGGATATGCAAAAGGCTCACACATCTTTTTCATTAAGGAGGCAGCAGAGTCTTTTACACAGAAACTAAGCACTATGAAAAGGATCGTGGTGTAGACCTTATAACTCTGGTTTTGAACTGCGCATGCATTGCTTTTGCATGCCAAGTCATTGCGTCCTTATGTGTTGTTAATTAACAATGGTAATTTGCTCACAAAGCAAGGGGATCAGTCTATTGAATTTACACAGGTAAAAAGACAATATGTTTGAAGCTAGTGCGAGCATATTGCTATTGGTGTCATCAATGAGCTAATTACACTCCAAAAGGTGACAATGGCCTATGTGTCCGTGGCACCCAAAAGTCATGCATGCTTGGTGAAGTGGTGACTGGTGAAACCATGCACTATTGACTTGCAAAATTAGTTAGCTGATACCCAGATAACCAGAAGCCACTGAAGTATCTAaactttaatttgttgtttgcAGTGTGATAATGCTAGAAGAAGTCAGTAATAGATTTGTATCATAACTATGGATGCTAAGTCACTTCAGTTTTAATTTCTAGTACTACAGAAGTACAACGGTTATTGActtcttattttcttaatcCAATCAGGAAATATGTACTGGGATAAGTTGGTAATGACTCCTATGGTATCAGCATGTCTGCCCTTACTTCTCAAATTTGCATGGCTTGCTGACATGAAAATGGCAGATCATAAATAAGTGAAGGAGAAAAATatgggtaaaaaaataaaaggattaaTCATAACCATGCTAGTGGGTTTACATGTATTACCTTTAAGTAGTCCTAATGAACTTTATATCAATGGAGTAAAAGCAGAGATGGATGGAAAGTTCATATTATGAAGAGAAAaatggaagaaagaaagatgcATAAAGTATGCCTTTGTCTTTAAATGTATGCAGTGTGCTCACGGTGTCTTGCCCAATTGTGACATTTCTCTGCAGTGCCTTGTAGCGAAGTAGGCGTCCTGGGGGCGTTCAGGCTGCCCGTGTAATCGCCCCTTGTAAACTTTGTTCGTCTGTCCATTTCTCTTGCTTAATAAAATTGCGACATTTCTCAGGCTATTAGTGGCAAGAAAAATGAACATAAATGTTGACTGCGGTTATTGCTTGCAACTTAGCAATGTCCTAATTAAGGCAGATGAAGCTGCCAATAGGTAGAAGGCCACGCGACGCATGTGCTGCTTTTTTTGCTAGACCAACTACATGCATGACAGAGATGAAATCATGGAGAAGAATTGTTAGTGGGTAAGTCTGTTTCAATCCTGCCAAACTCATTAtgttaaacaaataataggATCAAAGCAACATAGGACCACGCAAAGGATATTCCTAGAGGATTGCGGACACTGATTCTGGATGGACCATTTCAGATTGTTTAGTTAATAGACAGTAATCCGACAACGAGCATTCTATACCCAGATCCCAGTCTCCTCTTCTCCAAAGTCCACCAAGTACTTCATgatttataactttatatagtACTGCATTGTCGTCATTtggcaagagaaaaaaaatcatcaccaCAGCATCTCAGATGCCACATTTCTAAGAACAGCAGAATGAATTGATTGACCAAAAACAAGGTAGGTTTTGCGAAATCGTTCccctttttttacatatactcgttgacaaaattttattccGCCAATATAAAGCCTACTGAATTCAACAAACATCAAAGAAACGGATTATATGAATAGCG
This window harbors:
- the LOC102716956 gene encoding NAC domain-containing protein 104-like — translated: MAGASNLPPGFHFFPSDEELIVHFLRRKASLLPCRPDIVPTLTLNLYDPWELNGKALQSGNQWYFFSHATQTRASPNGHWKPIGSDETVVSGGCSIGLKKTLIFFMGEPIEGIKTSWVMHEYHLMDGNTDCSNSSTSSSSSKWPHKKKGQSETESNNWVICRVFESSYDSQVSFHEEGTELSCLDEVFLSLDDYDEVSFAK